A DNA window from Robbsia sp. KACC 23696 contains the following coding sequences:
- a CDS encoding LysR family transcriptional regulator: MNIRFLETFVWLAKLQNFRVTAEKLHTTQASISSRIAALEENFDVRLFDRNSRAATLTPAGRRMLAYAERIVRLHEEMRREADDADAKGGLLRIGVIESIVHSFFPALMAAIRSRYPRLEIEVTSDTTIHLARLLHADTVDLILQTDRLPPPEFTSLPLLELPVRWVASPSLAFPERTLTLSDLAAYPIVSFARHSGPHATMEQLFASAVERPARINCITSVAAMIRLVADGFGITALPPAIIQREIRDGLLVVLDVDAPFPALPLIAAYRTQSHPIAERIAELSREIAAQFHY; the protein is encoded by the coding sequence ATGAATATCCGTTTTCTGGAAACCTTTGTCTGGCTTGCAAAGCTGCAGAACTTCCGCGTTACCGCGGAGAAGTTGCATACCACCCAGGCTTCCATCTCCAGTCGAATCGCCGCGCTCGAAGAAAACTTCGACGTGCGCCTGTTCGATCGGAACTCCCGCGCGGCCACGCTTACGCCCGCCGGTCGCCGAATGTTGGCGTATGCGGAACGCATCGTCCGCCTGCATGAGGAAATGCGCCGCGAGGCCGACGATGCGGACGCCAAAGGCGGCCTGCTGCGCATCGGCGTGATCGAATCGATCGTCCACAGTTTCTTCCCGGCGCTGATGGCGGCGATCCGCAGCCGCTATCCTCGGCTCGAGATCGAAGTCACCAGCGATACGACGATTCATCTGGCGCGGCTGCTGCACGCTGATACGGTGGATCTGATTCTGCAGACCGACCGCCTGCCCCCGCCCGAGTTCACCAGTCTGCCTTTGCTGGAGTTGCCCGTGCGTTGGGTCGCCAGTCCGTCGCTCGCATTCCCGGAGCGCACGCTGACACTGTCCGATCTGGCCGCCTATCCGATCGTCAGTTTCGCGCGCCACTCCGGCCCGCACGCGACGATGGAACAGCTCTTCGCCAGCGCCGTGGAGCGGCCGGCTCGGATCAACTGCATCACCTCGGTGGCGGCGATGATCCGCCTGGTGGCCGATGGATTTGGCATCACGGCGCTGCCGCCGGCCATTATTCAACGTGAAATCCGCGATGGCCTGCTCGTCGTCCTCGACGTCGATGCGCCATTCCCCGCGCTGCCGCTGATTGCCGCCTACCGCACGCAAAGCCACCCGATCGCCGAGCGTATCGCCGAGCTCAGCCGGGAAATCGCCGCACAATTTCATTATTGA
- a CDS encoding MFS transporter, with protein MNTILPPDTTPHAGRSEGTSTHKPRVGRGRLAGASMIGTSLEWYDFTVYNTLSALVFNKLFFPSVDPLAGTILAFSTYAVGYVSRPLGGFFFGNLGDKIGRRAVLMLTLVLMGLCTALMGVLPTYASIGIASPILLVALRFVQGIALGGEWAGAVLLAVEHGDQKKRGLNASWTQMGPSFGTLLGTGLIALLNLSLSSDEFLAWGWRVPFLASLLLVGFGFWIRRGVSETPAFEKLSEAHAVVKVPVAEVLTHYWRRLIVAGAARVGSDVLYALMVVFTLTYVTTVLNLPRSVALTAVLLGTAINAAIVPFFGALSDRFGRRPVYLCGAIGAVIWAYVFFVLLDTAHPVMIALAVIGGLTLHAVMYGPQASFVTEQFPTRVRYAGSSLTYTLSGIVGGGFAPLIIISLYKHYHSTIAVSLYITAALAITIIALLCARETAGKPLEQ; from the coding sequence ATGAATACCATCCTACCGCCCGATACCACCCCCCACGCGGGACGCTCCGAGGGCACGAGCACGCACAAGCCGCGTGTCGGCCGTGGCCGCCTTGCCGGCGCCAGCATGATCGGTACCTCGCTCGAATGGTATGACTTCACCGTCTACAACACCTTGTCGGCGCTTGTCTTCAACAAGCTGTTTTTCCCGTCCGTCGACCCGCTCGCGGGCACCATCCTGGCATTCTCGACCTATGCCGTCGGCTATGTGTCACGACCGCTCGGTGGCTTCTTTTTCGGCAACCTCGGCGACAAGATCGGTCGTCGCGCGGTGCTGATGCTGACATTGGTACTGATGGGTCTGTGCACCGCCCTGATGGGCGTCTTGCCGACCTATGCGTCGATCGGCATCGCCAGCCCGATCCTGCTCGTCGCGCTGCGCTTCGTGCAAGGGATCGCCCTCGGCGGGGAATGGGCCGGCGCCGTCCTGCTAGCCGTGGAACACGGTGATCAGAAAAAACGCGGGCTCAATGCGTCCTGGACGCAAATGGGACCGTCGTTCGGCACGTTGCTGGGAACCGGCCTGATCGCGCTGTTGAACCTTTCGCTGTCGTCGGACGAATTCCTCGCTTGGGGCTGGCGCGTGCCCTTCCTGGCCAGCTTGCTGCTCGTCGGATTCGGCTTCTGGATTCGTCGCGGCGTCTCCGAGACGCCCGCTTTCGAAAAGCTCAGCGAGGCACACGCCGTCGTCAAAGTGCCGGTAGCCGAGGTGCTGACGCACTACTGGCGCCGCCTGATCGTCGCCGGCGCGGCCCGGGTCGGATCGGACGTGTTGTATGCCTTGATGGTCGTGTTCACGCTGACCTATGTGACCACGGTATTGAATCTGCCGCGCAGCGTGGCGCTTACGGCGGTGCTGCTGGGCACGGCGATCAACGCGGCCATCGTGCCATTCTTCGGCGCGCTGTCGGATCGTTTCGGTCGGCGGCCGGTGTATCTCTGCGGCGCAATCGGCGCCGTCATCTGGGCCTATGTTTTCTTCGTGCTGCTGGACACCGCGCATCCGGTCATGATCGCGCTGGCGGTGATCGGCGGCTTGACCTTGCACGCCGTGATGTACGGACCGCAGGCCTCGTTCGTGACCGAGCAGTTTCCCACCCGCGTGCGTTATGCCGGCTCGTCGTTGACCTATACGCTCTCGGGCATCGTCGGTGGGGGTTTTGCGCCG